The Burkholderia mallei ATCC 23344 genome has a window encoding:
- a CDS encoding O-acetylhomoserine aminocarboxypropyltransferase/cysteine synthase family protein has product MTEPASADWRLETLAVHGGYRPDPTTRAAAVPIYQTVAFAFDDTQHGADLFDLKVQGNIYSRIMNPTNDVLEQRVAALEGGIGALALASGQAAVTYSILTIAEAGDNIVSSSTLYGGTYNLFAHTLPQYGISTRFADPREPAAFDALIDARTKAIFAESVGNPLGNITDIAALAEIAHRHGLPLIVDNTVPTPYLLRPFEHGADIVVHSLTKYLGGHGTSLGGAIVDSGKFPWAKHAERFRRLNEPDVSYHGVVYTDAFGAAAYIGRARVVPLRNTGAALSPFNAFQILQGIETLALRIERIGENALKIAQHLARHEKVEWVDYSGLPNHRDHALVERYLSGRAPGILTFGVKGGRAAGAAFQDALKLFTRLVNIGDAKSLATHPASTTHRQLSPDELAKAGVKEETVRLSIGIEHIDDLLADLDQALAKV; this is encoded by the coding sequence ATGACCGAACCCGCATCCGCCGACTGGCGCCTCGAGACCCTCGCCGTGCACGGCGGCTATCGCCCCGATCCGACGACGCGCGCCGCCGCGGTGCCGATCTATCAGACGGTCGCGTTCGCGTTCGACGACACGCAGCACGGCGCGGACCTGTTCGATCTGAAGGTCCAGGGCAACATCTATTCGCGGATCATGAATCCGACCAACGACGTGCTCGAGCAGCGCGTCGCGGCGCTCGAAGGCGGCATCGGCGCGCTCGCGCTCGCATCGGGCCAGGCGGCCGTCACTTATTCGATCCTGACGATCGCGGAGGCGGGCGACAACATCGTATCGTCGAGCACGCTGTACGGCGGCACCTACAACCTGTTCGCGCATACGCTGCCGCAATACGGAATCTCGACGCGCTTCGCCGACCCGCGCGAGCCGGCCGCGTTCGACGCGCTGATCGACGCACGGACGAAGGCGATCTTCGCGGAATCGGTCGGCAATCCGCTCGGCAACATCACCGATATCGCCGCGCTCGCCGAGATCGCGCACCGCCACGGCCTGCCGCTCATCGTCGACAACACGGTGCCGACGCCCTACCTGCTGCGCCCGTTCGAGCATGGCGCGGATATCGTCGTCCATTCGCTGACGAAGTATCTCGGCGGGCACGGCACGAGCCTCGGCGGCGCGATCGTCGATTCGGGCAAGTTTCCGTGGGCGAAGCACGCCGAGCGCTTCCGGCGGCTGAACGAGCCGGACGTCAGCTATCACGGCGTCGTCTACACCGACGCGTTCGGCGCAGCGGCGTACATCGGCCGCGCGCGCGTCGTTCCGCTGCGCAACACGGGCGCGGCGCTTTCGCCGTTCAACGCATTCCAGATCCTGCAAGGCATCGAGACGCTCGCGCTGCGCATCGAGCGCATCGGCGAGAACGCGCTGAAGATCGCGCAGCATCTCGCGCGGCACGAAAAAGTCGAATGGGTCGATTATTCCGGGCTGCCGAATCATCGGGATCACGCGCTCGTCGAGCGCTACCTGTCGGGCCGCGCGCCGGGCATCCTGACATTCGGCGTGAAGGGCGGGCGCGCGGCGGGCGCCGCGTTCCAGGACGCGCTGAAGCTCTTCACGCGCCTCGTCAACATCGGCGACGCGAAGTCGCTCGCGACGCATCCCGCTTCGACGACGCATCGCCAGCTCTCGCCGGACGAGCTCGCGAAAGCGGGCGTGAAGGAAGAGACGGTGCGGCTGTCGATCGGCATCGAGCACATCGACGATCTGCTCGCCGATCTCGATCAGGCGCTCGCGAAGGTCTGA
- a CDS encoding VOC family protein has translation MSVIGLDHYNLRAPRPLLDTLRDFYIDVVGLRLGARPPFRSHGYWLYAGAQAVLHLSQAGPDETRRANVVNTFDHVAFSCDDLPGTLARLQRFGIRYSSADVPLTRQHQLFFDDPAGNGVELNFAVRDDG, from the coding sequence ATGTCCGTCATCGGTCTCGATCATTACAATCTGCGCGCGCCCCGCCCGCTCCTCGACACGCTGCGCGATTTCTACATCGACGTCGTCGGCTTGCGGCTCGGCGCTCGTCCGCCGTTCCGCAGCCACGGGTACTGGCTGTATGCCGGCGCGCAGGCGGTGCTGCATCTGTCGCAAGCCGGCCCCGACGAAACGCGCCGCGCGAACGTCGTGAACACGTTCGATCATGTCGCGTTCTCATGCGACGATCTGCCGGGCACGCTCGCGCGCCTGCAGCGCTTCGGCATCCGGTATTCGAGCGCCGACGTGCCGCTGACCCGCCAGCACCAGTTGTTCTTCGACGATCCGGCGGGCAACGGCGTGGAGCTGAATTTCGCGGTGCGCGACGACGGCTGA
- a CDS encoding LysR family transcriptional regulator has protein sequence MDNLRRLDLNLLITLDALLSEHNVTRAAARLNLSQPSVSIHLAKLRDIFGDPLLLPGPRGMRPTARADELREPLRRALETLGRAVSPGAPFDPATSAHTWRVAASDYSESTVVLPALNGLRAAAPGTRLAVVETVPSRIAKQAEQGDIDLAFHITECAPGNLRHRALFTERYVLVGRAGHPRLKRRPTLAQFCKLDHVIVSPDGGGFQGGTDHALAKLGLARRVVLSVPHFLFMMSAVANSDLVAMMPSRLVRDSRALQVVEPPVDVPGFRMAMLWHERSHRDPAHQWLREHIAASV, from the coding sequence ATGGACAATCTCAGGCGGCTGGATCTGAACCTGCTGATCACGCTCGACGCGCTGCTGTCGGAGCACAACGTGACGCGCGCGGCCGCACGGCTGAACCTGTCGCAACCGTCGGTCAGCATTCATCTCGCGAAGCTGAGGGACATCTTCGGCGATCCGCTGCTGCTGCCGGGGCCGCGCGGCATGCGGCCCACCGCGCGCGCCGACGAATTGCGCGAGCCGCTGCGCCGCGCGCTCGAAACGCTCGGGCGCGCGGTATCGCCGGGCGCGCCGTTCGATCCGGCCACCTCCGCTCACACGTGGCGCGTCGCCGCGTCCGACTACAGCGAATCGACGGTCGTGCTGCCCGCGCTGAACGGCCTGCGCGCGGCCGCGCCCGGCACGCGCCTGGCCGTCGTCGAAACCGTGCCGTCGCGCATCGCGAAGCAGGCCGAGCAAGGCGACATCGATCTCGCGTTCCACATCACCGAATGCGCGCCGGGCAACCTGCGCCACCGCGCGCTCTTCACCGAGCGTTACGTGCTCGTCGGACGCGCCGGCCACCCCCGGCTGAAGCGGCGGCCCACGCTCGCGCAGTTCTGCAAGCTCGACCACGTCATCGTCTCGCCGGACGGCGGCGGCTTTCAGGGCGGCACCGATCACGCGCTCGCGAAGCTCGGCCTCGCGCGGCGCGTCGTGCTGTCCGTGCCGCACTTCCTGTTCATGATGTCGGCTGTCGCGAACAGCGATCTCGTTGCGATGATGCCGTCGCGGCTCGTGCGCGACAGCCGCGCGCTGCAAGTGGTCGAGCCGCCCGTCGACGTGCCCGGCTTCCGGATGGCGATGCTCTGGCACGAGCGCTCGCATCGCGATCCCGCGCATCAGTGGCTGCGCGAGCATATCGCGGCCTCGGTGTGA
- a CDS encoding SMP-30/gluconolactonase/LRE family protein yields the protein MTKRIHAALLAALLIAALAPPCQARSSTDWLANTFATDAMHVGNAARSMWVAPEGVIYTASMWDENEGGVALYQNGRSIGSIGAHNEFQGGAITGNATSIFAALQFNRNGGSGMVGRYDRTTRQRDLLIPVSATTTERWADVVTGLATSGSTLYASDFPGNRVRIYTVAGVWRRDIDISEPGALAADSAGNVWVAQKRAGAIAEFDSGGRLLNTIRMAAASRPSALYFDAATQRLMVGDEGPDMNIKIYDVSRTPALVGTFGVRGGYLDSASGIKGQVGDKRFTRVAGLGKDAAGNLYVLNNPWGGTWDLGRDGATDIHAYSPSGTLQWKLQSVNFEGIAAPDPGTDGAFFYSGTNVYAGTAGGTFVANTVDPIDYPTDPRIDGRDPARGEHFGQLAAIGSNRILAAGSQNPDVFHFFHFNAAHGYIAIPDGSIPGAAFGTTARIRAGFCLDSRGGVWAGLDKTNAIWHYPLTGFDANGKPAWGPATVTPIPNSIKPLTRIVYLPESDTMILARGRPVGTDWTAIGTRIEVYHGWLAGNTAAPNPVIGLSSANPKSITAAGNYLFVGYVHTQPNIDAFNLSTGALAATLINSSPEQIYVGNDVDSMYGLRSYLRSNGEYVITKDNYNAAGIVVYRWTP from the coding sequence ATGACGAAACGAATCCATGCCGCGCTCCTCGCCGCCTTGCTGATCGCGGCGCTCGCGCCGCCATGCCAGGCCCGCTCCAGCACCGATTGGCTCGCGAACACGTTCGCGACCGACGCCATGCATGTGGGCAACGCCGCGCGTTCGATGTGGGTTGCGCCGGAAGGCGTCATTTACACGGCCTCCATGTGGGACGAGAACGAGGGTGGTGTCGCGCTCTACCAAAACGGCCGGAGCATCGGGTCCATCGGCGCTCACAACGAGTTTCAGGGCGGCGCGATCACCGGCAACGCCACTTCGATCTTCGCCGCGTTGCAGTTCAATCGCAACGGCGGCAGCGGCATGGTGGGACGGTACGACCGGACGACGCGCCAGCGCGATCTGCTCATTCCCGTCAGCGCGACGACAACCGAGCGGTGGGCCGACGTCGTCACCGGGCTCGCGACCTCGGGTTCGACGCTCTACGCGAGCGATTTTCCCGGAAACCGTGTTCGGATCTACACGGTGGCCGGCGTCTGGCGGCGCGACATCGATATCTCCGAGCCCGGCGCGCTCGCGGCGGACAGCGCGGGCAACGTCTGGGTCGCGCAAAAGCGCGCGGGCGCGATCGCCGAATTCGATTCGGGCGGCAGGCTGCTGAACACGATCCGGATGGCCGCCGCGTCCCGGCCGTCCGCGCTCTACTTCGATGCGGCGACGCAGCGCCTCATGGTCGGCGACGAAGGGCCGGACATGAACATCAAGATCTACGACGTCTCGCGCACGCCGGCCCTCGTCGGCACGTTCGGCGTGCGCGGCGGCTATCTCGATTCCGCGTCGGGAATCAAAGGCCAGGTTGGCGACAAACGATTCACGCGCGTCGCCGGCCTCGGCAAGGACGCCGCCGGCAACCTGTACGTGCTGAACAACCCGTGGGGCGGCACGTGGGACCTCGGCCGCGACGGCGCCACGGACATCCACGCATACAGCCCTTCCGGCACCCTGCAATGGAAGCTCCAGTCCGTCAACTTCGAGGGAATCGCCGCGCCGGATCCGGGCACGGACGGCGCGTTCTTCTATAGCGGCACCAACGTCTACGCCGGCACCGCGGGCGGCACTTTCGTCGCGAACACCGTCGACCCGATCGACTACCCGACGGATCCGCGCATCGACGGGCGCGATCCGGCGCGCGGCGAACACTTCGGACAACTGGCCGCCATCGGCTCGAATCGCATTCTCGCGGCAGGCAGCCAGAACCCCGACGTTTTCCATTTCTTCCACTTCAACGCCGCGCACGGCTACATCGCGATACCGGACGGCTCCATCCCGGGCGCCGCATTCGGCACGACGGCAAGGATCAGGGCCGGCTTTTGCCTCGACAGCCGGGGAGGCGTATGGGCCGGCCTGGACAAGACGAACGCCATCTGGCACTACCCGCTGACCGGCTTCGACGCGAACGGCAAGCCGGCGTGGGGGCCCGCCACGGTCACCCCCATTCCGAATTCGATCAAGCCGTTGACGCGGATCGTCTACCTGCCCGAGAGCGACACCATGATTCTCGCGCGCGGCCGGCCCGTGGGCACGGACTGGACGGCGATCGGAACGAGGATCGAGGTATATCACGGCTGGCTGGCGGGCAACACGGCCGCCCCCAATCCGGTGATCGGCCTGAGCAGCGCCAACCCGAAATCGATCACGGCGGCCGGAAACTACCTCTTCGTCGGCTACGTGCACACGCAGCCCAACATCGACGCATTCAATCTCTCGACGGGCGCCCTGGCCGCCACGCTGATCAACAGCAGTCCCGAGCAAATTTACGTGGGTAACGACGTGGATTCGATGTACGGCCTGCGGTCCTACCTGCGATCGAACGGCGAATACGTGATCACGAAAGACAATTACAACGCAGCCGGCATCGTCGTCTATCGCTGGACGCCTTGA
- a CDS encoding helix-turn-helix domain-containing protein codes for MEWLHGHLREPSTRDAIARQSAMSVRTLARRFQEWTGTLPLQWLRPARVRRAQQLPQTTALSVERIATEAGFGLASAFRERFVRIVGTTPKRYRQAFRLQAG; via the coding sequence ATGGAATGGCTGCACGGCCATTTGCGCGAGCCGTCGACGCGCGACGCGATCGCCCGGCAGAGCGCGATGAGCGTTCGCACGCTGGCGCGCCGCTTTCAGGAATGGACCGGCACCTTGCCGTTGCAGTGGCTTCGGCCCGCGCGCGTGCGGCGCGCGCAGCAATTGCCGCAGACGACGGCGCTGTCCGTCGAGCGGATCGCGACCGAAGCCGGGTTCGGCTTGGCGAGCGCGTTTCGCGAGCGCTTCGTGCGGATCGTCGGTACGACGCCGAAGCGGTATCGGCAGGCGTTCAGGCTGCAGGCCGGCTGA
- a CDS encoding NAD(P)H-dependent oxidoreductase encodes MNVLLVYAHPEPKSLNGSLKNFALRHLEEAGHAVQVSDLYAMQWKAALDADDNTARRPDTRFDPSLDSKHAFENGTQAADIAREQDKLRWADALVLQFPLWWFSMPAILKGWVERVYAFGFAYGVGEHSDTHWGDRYGEGSMKGKRAMLIVTTGGWASHYGPRGINGPIDDLLYPIHHGILYYPGFDVLPPFLVHRTNRIDETRFATIRDALGQRLDTLWTTAPIAFRAQNAGDYEIPQLTLRADIAPGRSGFAAHIA; translated from the coding sequence ATGAACGTCTTGCTGGTCTATGCCCATCCCGAGCCGAAATCGCTGAACGGCTCGCTGAAGAATTTCGCGCTCCGGCATCTCGAGGAAGCCGGGCACGCGGTGCAGGTTTCCGATCTGTACGCGATGCAATGGAAAGCGGCGCTCGACGCCGACGACAATACCGCACGCCGGCCCGATACGCGCTTCGATCCGTCGCTCGATTCGAAGCATGCGTTCGAGAACGGCACGCAGGCGGCCGACATCGCACGCGAGCAGGACAAGCTGCGCTGGGCCGACGCGCTCGTCCTGCAGTTTCCGCTGTGGTGGTTCTCGATGCCGGCGATCCTGAAGGGCTGGGTCGAGCGCGTGTACGCGTTCGGCTTCGCGTACGGCGTCGGCGAGCATTCGGATACGCACTGGGGCGATCGCTACGGCGAGGGCTCGATGAAAGGCAAGCGCGCGATGCTGATCGTGACGACGGGCGGGTGGGCATCGCATTACGGCCCGCGGGGCATCAACGGGCCGATCGACGACCTGCTGTACCCGATTCATCACGGCATCCTGTATTACCCCGGCTTCGACGTGCTGCCGCCGTTTCTCGTGCATCGGACGAACCGCATCGACGAGACGCGCTTCGCGACGATCCGCGATGCGCTCGGGCAGCGCCTCGACACGCTGTGGACGACCGCGCCGATCGCCTTCCGTGCGCAGAATGCCGGCGATTACGAGATTCCACAGCTCACGCTGCGGGCCGACATCGCGCCGGGAAGGTCGGGGTTCGCCGCGCATATCGCGTGA